From a single Novipirellula caenicola genomic region:
- a CDS encoding response regulator, with protein sequence MRIVHKLLLATLLPALLIWFVGMYATQVSERSLRHAIEATSMTRATAVMDEIDRIVQARTADWKAYSRSDLAQQVLVASNQAIEALEDPAATIEERDQSWRDTPADEATKFMRSLLRNPLSRDLRQRLNKLNEGSGYTIFGEVFFTNRFGVNAAQTSRTSDYRQDDEAWWKYAYQNEVYIGDVMLDDSAGVYSVDICLRVDDESGKPLGVLKAVMNIQEVFSVIDTRVGRYRDDERLVLFTAEGRVIRASNDDTKPLSDGSIYFKDVQLDADHANDVYYRRDEETGEKYLSAFALSRGYGDFKGLGWITMDERRESVVFAPVNRLRNRIIWLSSLATLATLLIGGATALSLSKRLDQLTDATVSIGRGELDTTVATRGNDEVTELARNFNRMGSELQQTHHELTLARDAARDANKAKSTFLANMSHEIRTPMNGIIGMGELLATSQLSAEQRDYLNMMQQSADSLLRLLNDILDFSKIEAGRLELEEIGFSLRDCIEKTGQALSIRAAEKNLEMACRIAPDLPDTFLGDPGRIRQILVNLAGNAIKFTQQGEVVIDVTCQSRCENKIRLHFRVIDTGVGIPAEKQEKIFEAFGQADASTTREFGGTGLGLTISSQLVAMMNGEIWVESEIDKGTTFHFTLELTVQDDLEKQHRMQELATHPMHVLIVDDNRTNRRIFEEVLKSWNMETVSTEAATQGLKELEQAASSEHPFDLVLLDYMMPEMDGFGFAEQVQADERLRGTRIIMLSSAAQSGDAKKCQELGIVRYMTKPVVQSELLNTMLSVVQEPSQSEDQDSDTPETQDADRDAMRLNILLAEDGLVNQRVATGLLKRNGHKVVIAEDGKKAIQAWENGSFDVILMDVQMPEMDGIEATEWIRQKERASGGHIPIVAMTANAMKGDRQRCLDAGMDDYVSKPIQPDSLFKVLCQVSGQLTSQRGAEES encoded by the coding sequence ATGCGAATCGTTCATAAGTTGCTGCTGGCAACGCTCCTGCCTGCATTGCTGATTTGGTTCGTTGGCATGTATGCGACGCAGGTCAGCGAACGCAGTTTGCGGCACGCGATCGAAGCGACCTCGATGACCCGTGCCACCGCGGTGATGGACGAAATTGATCGGATCGTTCAGGCCCGCACGGCCGATTGGAAAGCGTATTCGCGAAGCGATCTAGCGCAGCAAGTCTTGGTCGCGTCGAATCAAGCGATCGAAGCACTAGAGGATCCCGCAGCGACGATCGAAGAGCGAGACCAGAGTTGGCGAGACACCCCTGCGGATGAAGCAACCAAATTCATGAGATCGCTTCTGCGGAACCCGCTCTCACGCGATCTTCGTCAACGGCTCAATAAGCTCAACGAAGGCAGCGGCTACACCATTTTTGGTGAAGTGTTCTTTACCAACCGCTTTGGCGTCAACGCGGCTCAAACCAGTCGAACCTCGGATTACCGTCAGGATGACGAGGCATGGTGGAAATATGCCTATCAAAACGAAGTCTACATCGGCGACGTGATGCTCGATGACAGTGCCGGTGTTTACTCGGTCGACATCTGTTTGCGTGTGGATGACGAGAGCGGAAAACCGCTTGGGGTATTGAAGGCCGTGATGAACATTCAAGAGGTGTTCAGCGTGATCGATACTCGGGTGGGCCGTTACCGAGACGACGAACGGTTGGTCTTGTTTACCGCCGAGGGGCGGGTGATTCGCGCCAGCAACGACGACACGAAGCCGTTGTCGGACGGTTCGATATACTTCAAAGACGTTCAGCTCGACGCCGATCATGCCAACGATGTGTATTATCGCCGTGATGAAGAGACCGGTGAAAAGTACCTGTCGGCATTCGCACTTTCGCGAGGTTACGGTGACTTCAAAGGCCTGGGGTGGATCACGATGGACGAACGCCGTGAATCCGTCGTCTTTGCTCCGGTGAATCGTTTGCGAAATCGAATTATCTGGTTGTCGTCATTGGCCACATTGGCAACGCTTTTGATTGGCGGCGCGACTGCGTTGTCGTTGTCCAAACGTCTCGACCAACTCACCGATGCAACGGTGTCGATCGGGCGTGGGGAATTGGATACGACCGTGGCAACCCGAGGCAACGATGAAGTGACCGAATTGGCTCGGAATTTCAATCGAATGGGCAGCGAGCTGCAGCAAACGCATCACGAGTTGACGCTTGCACGCGACGCGGCACGTGATGCGAACAAGGCCAAAAGTACGTTTCTGGCGAACATGAGTCATGAAATACGCACGCCAATGAACGGCATCATCGGGATGGGGGAATTGTTGGCGACCTCGCAATTGAGTGCCGAGCAGCGTGATTATTTGAATATGATGCAGCAGTCTGCCGATTCGCTGCTGCGGCTGTTGAACGATATTCTTGACTTTTCGAAGATCGAAGCAGGACGCTTGGAGCTCGAAGAGATCGGATTCAGTCTGCGAGACTGTATCGAAAAAACAGGCCAAGCGTTGTCGATACGGGCTGCGGAGAAGAACTTGGAGATGGCTTGCCGGATCGCCCCCGATCTGCCCGACACGTTCCTCGGTGATCCCGGGCGGATTCGGCAAATCCTTGTCAATCTGGCTGGCAATGCCATCAAGTTCACTCAGCAAGGCGAAGTGGTGATCGATGTCACTTGCCAATCACGCTGCGAAAACAAGATTCGATTGCATTTCCGCGTGATCGACACCGGCGTTGGCATTCCCGCCGAGAAGCAGGAAAAGATTTTTGAGGCGTTTGGGCAAGCCGATGCGTCAACCACTCGCGAATTTGGTGGCACTGGTCTGGGGTTGACCATTTCCTCGCAACTCGTCGCGATGATGAACGGCGAAATTTGGGTGGAAAGTGAAATCGACAAAGGGACCACATTCCATTTCACCCTTGAATTGACAGTCCAAGATGATTTGGAAAAACAACATCGGATGCAGGAATTGGCGACGCATCCGATGCACGTCCTGATCGTCGATGACAATCGCACCAACCGGCGAATTTTCGAGGAAGTGCTTAAAAGTTGGAACATGGAAACGGTTTCGACCGAAGCGGCGACGCAGGGGTTGAAGGAATTGGAACAAGCGGCGTCGTCCGAGCACCCATTTGATCTTGTGTTGCTTGACTACATGATGCCCGAAATGGATGGCTTCGGTTTTGCTGAACAGGTGCAAGCGGACGAGCGTTTGAGAGGCACAAGAATCATCATGCTCTCGTCAGCTGCGCAGAGCGGCGACGCCAAAAAATGTCAAGAGTTGGGGATCGTCCGTTACATGACCAAACCGGTGGTGCAGTCGGAATTGCTCAACACGATGCTCAGCGTGGTTCAAGAGCCAAGCCAATCCGAAGATCAGGATAGCGACACACCCGAGACTCAGGATGCAGACCGGGATGCCATGCGGCTGAACATCTTGCTTGCCGAGGATGGCTTGGTCAATCAGCGAGTCGCGACGGGACTTTTGAAGCGAAATGGGCACAAAGTCGTCATTGCCGAGGATGGCAAGAAGGCGATCCAAGCGTGGGAAAACGGCTCGTTCGACGTGATCCTAATGGATGTTCAAATGCCCGAGATGGATGGCATCGAAGCGACTGAGTGGATTCGGCAAAAAGAGCGAGCCAGCGGCGGTCATATCCCGATCGTGGCGATGACCGCCAATGCGATGAAAGGAGACCGCCAACGCTGTCTCGATGCCGGGATGGACGATTACGTATCCAAACCGATCCAGCCCGATTCGCTGTTTAAAGTGCTTTGCCAAGTGAGCGGGCAGTTGACATCGCAGCGGGGGGCCGAGGAGTCCTAG